The Populus alba chromosome 6, ASM523922v2, whole genome shotgun sequence genome contains a region encoding:
- the LOC118043921 gene encoding IQ domain-containing protein IQM6 encodes MGISFSCPLAELDGPFDTVLVRSVSFGSEDAGNALQSVGFNGCDSDPDSMRSYGSGKVIFEECRGFKERELSTTLSFKSTTSDMDVPARSIISPRVGERGNQLTRSDSLLDKELHLSLPGPGKQRHQAAVTLQKVYKSFRTRRQLADCAVVVEQRWWKLLDFAELKRSSISFFDIEKPESAISRWSRARMRAAKVGKGLSKDAKARKLALQHWLEAIDPRHRYGHNLQFYYVNWLHCQSKQPFFYWLDIGDGKEVNLDRCPRSKLQQQCIKYLGPNEREAFEVTVENGKFLYKQSGKLLCTTEGPKDAKWIFVLSTSKTFYVALKIKGTFQHSSFLAGGATLSAGRLVVEDGVLKAVWPHSGHYLPTEENFQAFMSFLREHNVDLTDVKESPTDEEDESIIKKDIHGSLRDQPDADLLQVTGATNVEILAPEDTDSRKRDSNVAENANLHASKLLRGLQLKITKLEIPTRGDVIDTFKTEELGPSCQAEDPDSPREDGYETAEDSSLTEEDFMITKLNLFDEDDEEEEDEEPVLKEKILKRIDSHKGMKSYQLAEHLSSKWTTGAGPRIGCMRDYPSELQFRVLEQANLSPRTRSDNPSPRTSSRFSPKVSSPMVLSQASLCKETSSRSPLAPDQVLFSQTANP; translated from the exons ATGGGAATAAGCTTTTCATGTCCCCTTGCTGAATTGGATGGTCCTTTTGACACTGTTCTTGTGAGATCAGTTAGTTTTGGGAGTGAAGACGCGGGGAATGCATTACAATCTGTTGGTTTTAATGGCTGTGACTCAGACCCTGATTCGATGAGATCATATGGTTCAGGAAAGGTGATATTTGAAGAATGCCGTGGCTTTAAGGAGAGGGAGCTGAGTACAACATTGTCCTTCAAAAGTACTACCTCAGACATGGACGTGCCGGCTAGATCAATCATAAGTCCTAGAGTTGGAGAAAGGGGTAATCAGTTGACAAGATCAGATAGCTTGCTTGACAAAGAACTCCACTTATCATTGCCTGGGCCGGGGAAACAAAGACACCAGGCTGCAGTGACGTTGCAGAAAGTCTATAAAAGCTTCAGAACCAGGAGGCAGTTGGCTGATTGTGCTGTTGTTGTCGAGCAGAGATG GTGGAAGTTGTTGGATTTTGCAGAGCTCAAGAGAAGCTCCATATCTTTTTTTGATATTGAGAAACCTGAGAGTGCGATTTCACGTTGGTCAAGAGCAAGAATGAGAGCTGCCAAG GTAGGAAAAGGATTGTCAAAGGATGCAAAGGCTCGCAAACTTGCTTTACAGCATTGGCTTGAGGCA ATTGATCCACGGCATCGTTATGGACATaatcttcaattttattatgtcaattGGCTTCACTGTCAGAGTAAACAGCCTTTCTTCTATTG GCTCGATATTGGAGATGGGAAAGAAGTGAACCTTGATAGATGTCCTAGATCAAAGCTTCAACAACAATGCATAAAATATCTTGGTCCT AATGAAAGAGAGGCTTTTGAGGTAACTGTGGAGAACgggaaatttttatataaacaaagtGGGAAACTTCTCTGTACAACTGAAGGACCCAAGGATGCCAAATGGATTTTTGTTCTCAGCACATCGAAGACCTTCTATGTTGCTCTCAAGATCAAGGGCACATTTCAACATTCAAGTTTCTTGGCCGGTGGAGCCACTCTATCTGCTGGAAGATTGGTTGTGGAAGATGGTGTTCTAAAG GCAGTTTGGCCTCACAGTGGCCACTATCTCCCAACCGAAGAAAACTTCCAGGCATTCATGTCTTTCCTCAGGGAACACAACGTGGATCTAACTGATGTAAAG GAAAGCCCAACTGATGAAGAAGACGAATCCATTATCAAAAAGGACATTCATGGTAGTCTCCGAGACCAACCAGATGCAGATTTACTCCAAGTCACCGGAGCAACAAATGTTGAGATCTTGGCTCCAGAGGACACAGATTCAAGGAAACGAGATTCTAATGTGGCAGAAAATGCTAATCTGCACGCATCAAAATTGTTACGTGgattacaattaaaaatcacTAAACTTGAAATACCAACAAGAGGAGATGTGATTGACACTTTCAAAACAGAAGAACTTGGACCAAGCTGCCAGGCAGAAGATCCTGATTCTCCTCGAGAAGATGGTTATGAAACGGCAGAAGATTCATCTTTGACAGAGGAAGACTTCATGATTACTAAACTTAATTTGTTTGacgaagatgatgaagaagaagaagacgaggaGCCTGTCCTCAAAGAAAAAATCCTGAAGAGGATAGATTCTCATAAAGGAATGAAATCGTATCAATTGGCGGAGCACTTGTCATCTAAATGGACCACTGGTGCAGGGCCACGGATAGGATGCATGAGGGATTATCCATCGGAGCTTCAATTCCGGGTTTTAGAGCAAGCAAACCTGTCACCAAGAACAAGAAGTGATAATCCATCACCACGGACCTCATCTCGGTTTAGCCCGAAGGTTTCATCACCAATGGTTTTGTCGCAAGCCTCATTGTGTAAAGAAACATCATCCAGAAGTCCCCTTGCCCCAGACCAAGTGTTGTTTTCACAAACAGCAAACCCTTAG